In the Xiamenia xianingshaonis genome, one interval contains:
- a CDS encoding ATP-binding protein encodes MKRLVNPFKPTAGAEPPVLVGREKVIDDFSDGLAEGAGARGRLMRITGPRGSGKTVLLTELGDLARNEGWDVIDETARDGLCDRIAHAASSEASRADLSFDLHAGVFDFHAATPKPEGPCDLRDALTKRLQVLARQKRGLLITLDEVQDANRDEMREIAAAVQHLIREKHDIAFVFAGLTSGVLDLVNGEALTFLRRALPEELAAIPTEEVRAAYRETMVRSGLDIEDEALSIAAQATVGYAYLVQLVGYQVWRAGKGHVETSKLITAFDARQGVDAAIDEFFDAVLESAVAGLPLRAVEYLLAMADGPDVCPTAFVADELNVAAASLTSYRRMLIQRQIIESHARGFVTFAIPYTRRFLRERKESLLARYGVQ; translated from the coding sequence ATGAAAAGACTTGTGAATCCCTTCAAACCTACGGCGGGGGCCGAACCCCCTGTTTTGGTGGGGCGCGAAAAGGTCATCGATGACTTTTCGGACGGTCTGGCCGAAGGCGCGGGTGCGCGAGGCCGCCTGATGCGCATCACGGGCCCTCGCGGATCGGGGAAGACGGTTTTGCTGACTGAGCTGGGCGATCTTGCGCGCAACGAAGGTTGGGACGTGATTGACGAAACGGCGCGGGACGGCCTCTGCGACCGCATAGCGCATGCCGCCAGTTCGGAAGCGAGTCGTGCGGATTTGTCGTTCGACCTTCATGCGGGCGTTTTCGACTTCCATGCAGCGACGCCGAAGCCGGAAGGTCCGTGCGATCTGCGCGACGCGCTGACGAAGCGCCTGCAGGTTCTTGCGCGGCAAAAGCGCGGCCTGCTCATCACGCTTGACGAGGTCCAAGACGCCAACCGCGACGAAATGCGCGAAATCGCCGCCGCCGTCCAGCACCTCATTCGAGAGAAGCACGACATCGCATTCGTGTTCGCCGGCCTCACCTCAGGTGTGCTTGACCTGGTCAATGGCGAAGCGCTGACGTTTCTGCGCCGTGCTCTGCCGGAAGAGCTTGCGGCCATTCCGACAGAAGAGGTACGCGCTGCCTACCGCGAAACCATGGTGCGGTCGGGCCTCGACATCGAAGACGAGGCGTTGTCGATTGCGGCGCAGGCGACGGTCGGCTATGCGTATCTTGTCCAACTGGTCGGCTACCAGGTGTGGCGGGCGGGGAAGGGGCACGTCGAAACCTCCAAGCTCATTACCGCCTTTGACGCCCGGCAAGGCGTCGATGCGGCGATCGATGAGTTTTTCGACGCCGTGCTCGAAAGCGCCGTCGCCGGACTGCCTCTTCGCGCTGTCGAATATCTGCTCGCCATGGCCGACGGGCCGGACGTGTGCCCTACGGCTTTCGTTGCCGACGAATTGAACGTGGCCGCCGCTTCGCTCACGTCGTATCGCCGCATGCTCATCCAGCGTCAGATCATCGAGTCGCATGCGCGCGGCTTCGTGACGTTCGCCATTCCCTACACGCGCCGCTTCCTTCGCGAGCGAAAAGAAAGCCTGCTCGCCCGCTACGGCGTGCAGTAG
- a CDS encoding helix-turn-helix transcriptional regulator, translating into MERLVDKIMVIVLCLPLMASSFHAYASPVALLCAVGLTLATEFPLARPVRFALIGAFGATCAAFGPFFAFLPLAAYLLTSERTWAVRSLWLVAWAAGAVVRLAGDAATATFSILVGLTCAVAALLAVRTFRLEQTLLAFHHTRDGMRESVLDLLKQNESLAQAETRPTSGDASGEDAKHAGNAGAADAETCLRFADLTERENSIVALVAEGLDNREIAARLYLSEGTVRNAVSAVLQKKGLKNRTQIAIMFYRDAPPPAA; encoded by the coding sequence ATGGAACGTCTGGTGGACAAAATCATGGTCATCGTGTTGTGCTTGCCGCTGATGGCTTCGAGCTTTCATGCGTATGCGTCGCCGGTGGCGCTTCTGTGCGCGGTCGGCCTGACGCTGGCGACCGAGTTTCCCCTGGCCAGGCCCGTGCGCTTCGCCCTGATCGGCGCGTTCGGCGCAACGTGCGCCGCCTTCGGGCCGTTTTTCGCCTTTCTGCCGCTTGCGGCCTACCTGCTCACGTCCGAGCGCACCTGGGCCGTGCGCAGCCTGTGGCTGGTCGCGTGGGCTGCGGGCGCCGTCGTGCGCCTGGCGGGCGATGCGGCGACGGCGACGTTTTCGATACTGGTCGGCCTGACGTGCGCCGTCGCGGCGCTTCTGGCCGTGCGCACGTTTCGGCTGGAACAGACGCTTCTCGCCTTTCATCACACGCGCGACGGCATGCGAGAATCGGTGCTTGACCTGCTGAAACAAAACGAATCCCTCGCACAGGCAGAAACGCGGCCAACAAGCGGGGACGCAAGCGGCGAGGATGCGAAGCACGCCGGAAACGCAGGCGCGGCGGATGCGGAGACGTGTTTGCGCTTCGCTGACCTGACCGAGCGGGAAAACTCCATCGTGGCGCTGGTGGCCGAAGGGCTCGACAACCGCGAGATCGCCGCGCGGCTGTATTTGAGCGAGGGGACCGTGCGCAACGCGGTGAGCGCCGTGCTGCAGAAGAAGGGCCTGAAAAACCGCACGCAGATCGCCATCATGTTCTACCGGGACGCGCCGCCTCCCGCCGCATAA
- a CDS encoding DUF4956 domain-containing protein: MLDSALTSIYGTSDSLVGAISTTSFLACCAASIVLGLAVALIYMFRHSYSKNFVVTIALLPLIVQMVITLVNGNLGAGIAVMGVFNLVRFRSIPGSAKDIGTVFMAMAIGLATGMGFIWLGVVFTLIVAVVNVAYVLSPFGQQKEPTKTLRITLPEDLDFEGIFDDVMGEFTSFDELVEVRTTNMGSLYQLEYAVRLKRPGTEKQFIDALRCLNGNLKISLGRSMLGQNTL, encoded by the coding sequence GTGCTTGATTCAGCTCTGACCTCGATCTATGGCACGAGCGATTCGCTCGTCGGCGCCATTTCCACCACGAGCTTCCTCGCGTGCTGCGCGGCGTCCATCGTGCTGGGACTGGCCGTGGCGCTCATTTATATGTTCCGTCACAGCTATTCGAAGAACTTCGTCGTCACCATCGCGCTCTTGCCGCTCATCGTGCAGATGGTCATCACGCTCGTGAACGGCAACCTCGGCGCGGGCATCGCGGTCATGGGCGTGTTCAACCTCGTGCGCTTCCGTTCCATTCCCGGCAGCGCGAAGGACATTGGCACCGTGTTCATGGCCATGGCCATCGGGTTGGCGACCGGCATGGGATTCATCTGGCTCGGCGTCGTGTTCACGCTCATCGTGGCCGTTGTGAACGTGGCCTACGTGCTGTCTCCCTTCGGCCAGCAGAAAGAGCCGACGAAGACGCTGCGCATCACGCTGCCCGAAGACCTTGACTTCGAAGGCATCTTCGACGACGTGATGGGCGAATTCACGTCGTTCGACGAGCTGGTGGAGGTGCGCACGACGAACATGGGCAGCCTGTACCAGCTGGAATACGCCGTGCGCCTGAAGCGTCCCGGCACGGAAAAGCAGTTCATCGACGCGCTGCGCTGCCTCAACGGCAACCTGAAGATCTCGCTCGGACGCTCGATGCTGGGGCAGAACACTTTGTAG
- a CDS encoding polyphosphate polymerase domain-containing protein: MTIYAEVFERKEVKYLVSSEQRACIERGATGRMEVDAFGKSRVTSLYYDTPDHLLIERSLDKPCYKEKLRVRWYGPAGADGFPRPDVCVFVELKKKFKGIVYKRRVSCTFAAAHVYLAGCSYEAAVRAYPLADEAAQQESLSPLSCQIAREIDAFMKRHGPLVPSMLVTCLRTAFTPVLAHGEARDAGHQDDVRITFDEDIAARDLMQVDAAWQEVSKSGQSVMEVKVAGPYGRWLLDAVAQAGARPTSFSKYGRAYRDLMEARRRESAARLGAAASPKAAAASSASASSPSRKARSAWSRLFPASVLSPRKKEKHCA; the protein is encoded by the coding sequence ATGACGATCTATGCCGAAGTGTTCGAGCGCAAAGAAGTGAAATACCTGGTCAGCAGCGAGCAGCGTGCCTGCATCGAGCGCGGCGCGACAGGGCGCATGGAAGTCGACGCTTTCGGGAAAAGCCGCGTGACCAGCCTGTACTACGACACGCCCGACCATTTGCTCATCGAGCGCTCGCTCGACAAGCCGTGCTACAAAGAAAAGCTGCGCGTGCGCTGGTACGGCCCGGCCGGGGCGGACGGGTTTCCCCGCCCTGACGTGTGCGTGTTCGTCGAGCTGAAGAAGAAGTTCAAGGGCATCGTGTACAAACGGCGCGTGAGCTGCACGTTTGCGGCGGCGCACGTCTATCTTGCGGGGTGTTCCTACGAAGCGGCCGTCCGCGCCTATCCGCTTGCCGACGAGGCGGCGCAACAAGAGTCGCTCTCGCCGCTGTCGTGCCAGATCGCGCGGGAAATCGACGCGTTCATGAAGCGCCACGGCCCGCTGGTTCCCTCCATGCTCGTCACGTGTCTGCGCACGGCGTTCACGCCGGTGCTCGCGCATGGCGAGGCCCGCGACGCGGGGCATCAGGACGACGTGCGCATCACCTTTGACGAGGACATTGCGGCCCGCGACCTCATGCAGGTGGACGCCGCGTGGCAAGAAGTCTCGAAATCGGGACAGTCTGTCATGGAGGTGAAGGTTGCGGGCCCCTATGGGCGCTGGCTGCTCGACGCCGTCGCGCAGGCGGGCGCGCGTCCCACGTCGTTCTCGAAGTACGGCCGCGCCTACCGCGACCTCATGGAAGCGCGGCGCCGCGAAAGCGCGGCCCGCCTCGGAGCCGCTGCGTCGCCCAAGGCCGCTGCTGCGTCGTCCGCGTCCGCTTCCTCGCCTTCCCGCAAGGCCCGCTCTGCGTGGAGCCGCCTGTTCCCCGCCTCTGTCCTGTCCCCCCGAAAGAAGGAGAAGCATTGTGCTTGA
- a CDS encoding carbohydrate-binding domain-containing protein, whose translation MTLNHKTPQKRCRALRRSSRARAVAAVIVAGSLGFGMLPATGCSSQGADQGQSVASQAVDQAKQAEETAGEAASDATETDFATVAAAFDASALDLECSKRDLDAGFDEASATKIVLSGDAAQVEGAGAAADGSRVVVSAAGTYVVSGTLDDGQIVVEAGAEDKVQLVLDGADVTCSQGPAVYVKQADKVFLTLADGSRNALSDGADYAADDEDPTAAVYSKDDLTVNGTGSLAVTGAYRHGIASKDDLIVAGGTITVSAVEDGLHGKDCVKIAGGTIDVDAGGDGVKANNDGDATRGFVSINDGTLNIVAGDDGIQGTTYVRVAGGDMTVDAADDALHSDLEGRVEGGTMALAAGDDAFHAETALALDGGDVKVSECVEGYEAEKISVNDGTHRLVASDDAVNAAPADLTSAEDEAATSQNAQSSETGPAEPPADAQGEQGAQGEQPPEPPADGELPDMPAGSEGEPPEPPEGFNGDEPAPAADAAADTSASSEQAQQRDFGMQGAGGGPGGAADASEDCLLQINGGLLWVDAEGDGLDSNGYLEITGGTVLVNGPSASGNGAIDYGCDATVSGGIVLAVGAAGMAEDFSDASTQPFMSVQASGQAGDSVAVTDGSGNVVASLAATKPFQIVQASAPSLKEGETYQVVVGGTVAGADDVGFADAGSVTGGEAVEATASTTPSGVASGMMGGGPGGGRGKGGPRQAPDGAASQNQGDAQAEGNAN comes from the coding sequence ATGACGCTCAATCACAAAACGCCTCAAAAACGTTGTCGTGCGCTGCGTCGAAGCAGCCGCGCCCGCGCCGTGGCGGCCGTCATTGTGGCGGGCAGCCTGGGGTTTGGCATGCTGCCGGCAACGGGCTGTTCGAGCCAAGGCGCCGACCAGGGGCAAAGCGTGGCCTCGCAAGCCGTTGACCAGGCGAAACAAGCCGAAGAGACAGCTGGGGAAGCCGCGTCTGACGCAACGGAGACCGACTTTGCGACCGTTGCCGCCGCCTTCGACGCATCGGCGCTCGACCTGGAATGTTCCAAGCGCGACCTGGACGCGGGCTTTGACGAGGCGTCGGCGACCAAGATCGTGCTTTCGGGCGATGCTGCCCAGGTGGAAGGCGCCGGCGCCGCAGCCGACGGCTCGCGCGTCGTCGTGTCGGCGGCGGGCACCTACGTGGTGTCGGGCACGCTTGATGACGGGCAGATCGTCGTCGAGGCCGGGGCGGAAGACAAGGTGCAGCTGGTGCTCGACGGGGCCGACGTGACGTGCTCCCAGGGACCGGCGGTGTACGTGAAGCAGGCCGACAAGGTGTTTTTGACCTTGGCCGACGGCTCGCGCAACGCGCTTTCCGACGGCGCCGACTATGCGGCCGACGACGAAGACCCGACCGCGGCCGTGTACAGCAAAGACGACTTGACCGTCAACGGCACGGGGTCGCTTGCGGTCACCGGCGCGTACCGCCATGGCATCGCTTCGAAAGACGATCTGATCGTCGCGGGCGGCACGATCACGGTTTCTGCGGTCGAAGACGGGCTGCACGGCAAGGACTGCGTGAAAATCGCCGGCGGCACGATCGACGTCGATGCGGGGGGCGACGGCGTCAAGGCGAACAACGACGGCGACGCCACGCGCGGCTTCGTGTCCATAAATGACGGCACGCTGAACATCGTCGCAGGTGACGACGGCATCCAGGGCACAACGTACGTGCGCGTCGCCGGCGGCGACATGACGGTTGACGCAGCCGACGACGCGCTGCACAGCGACTTGGAAGGCCGGGTGGAAGGCGGCACGATGGCGCTTGCGGCAGGCGACGATGCGTTCCACGCCGAGACGGCGCTGGCGCTTGACGGCGGCGACGTGAAGGTGAGCGAATGTGTCGAGGGCTACGAGGCTGAAAAGATCTCCGTGAACGACGGCACGCATCGCCTCGTGGCGAGCGACGACGCGGTGAATGCGGCGCCGGCCGATCTGACCAGCGCAGAAGACGAGGCTGCGACCAGCCAAAACGCGCAATCGAGCGAAACGGGGCCGGCCGAGCCTCCGGCGGACGCGCAAGGCGAGCAGGGCGCGCAGGGCGAGCAGCCGCCCGAGCCTCCGGCGGACGGGGAGCTTCCGGACATGCCCGCCGGCTCGGAAGGCGAGCCGCCTGAGCCCCCCGAGGGCTTCAACGGGGATGAGCCCGCTCCGGCGGCCGACGCTGCTGCGGACACGTCTGCCAGCAGCGAGCAGGCCCAGCAGCGAGATTTCGGCATGCAAGGCGCTGGCGGCGGTCCGGGCGGTGCGGCCGACGCGAGCGAGGACTGCCTGCTGCAGATAAACGGCGGCCTTCTGTGGGTCGACGCCGAGGGCGACGGCCTTGATTCCAACGGATACCTGGAGATCACCGGTGGAACGGTGCTGGTCAACGGCCCGTCTGCCAGCGGCAACGGCGCGATCGACTACGGGTGCGACGCCACGGTTTCAGGCGGCATCGTGCTTGCGGTGGGTGCGGCCGGCATGGCGGAAGACTTCAGCGACGCGAGCACTCAGCCCTTCATGAGCGTGCAGGCAAGCGGCCAGGCTGGCGACAGCGTGGCGGTCACAGACGGCTCGGGCAACGTGGTGGCGTCGCTTGCGGCGACGAAGCCGTTCCAGATCGTGCAGGCGTCCGCGCCGTCTTTGAAGGAAGGCGAAACGTACCAGGTGGTCGTGGGCGGCACGGTCGCTGGAGCCGACGACGTGGGCTTTGCCGATGCGGGCAGCGTGACCGGCGGCGAGGCTGTCGAAGCGACGGCATCGACGACGCCGTCGGGCGTCGCAAGCGGCATGATGGGCGGCGGTCCCGGCGGCGGACGCGGCAAGGGCGGTCCCCGCCAAGCCCCCGACGGCGCTGCCTCCCAAAACCAAGGCGACGCGCAGGCTGAGGGGAATGCTAACTAA
- a CDS encoding MerR family transcriptional regulator — MLHVYEFEVFEDEGWMLAFPYDMDGGTQGKDFGEACEMAAGWLKDEMDHRAMHDLPFPDATFGNEPAHEGGKTVIVAVDSDKTAIPRMTAAAAADMLGVTPGRVSQMIAAGKLETFEDNGRIWVTRASVEARKAMAPKAGRPKKKAAMA, encoded by the coding sequence ATGCTGCATGTTTACGAGTTCGAGGTGTTCGAGGACGAAGGCTGGATGCTGGCATTTCCTTATGACATGGACGGCGGCACCCAAGGGAAAGACTTCGGCGAAGCGTGTGAGATGGCGGCCGGCTGGCTCAAGGACGAAATGGACCATCGCGCCATGCACGACCTCCCGTTTCCCGACGCCACATTCGGAAACGAGCCAGCCCATGAAGGCGGAAAGACGGTCATTGTCGCCGTCGACTCCGACAAGACCGCGATCCCAAGGATGACGGCGGCAGCCGCGGCCGACATGCTGGGCGTGACGCCTGGGCGCGTGTCCCAGATGATAGCGGCTGGCAAGCTTGAGACCTTCGAAGACAACGGCCGCATCTGGGTCACCCGCGCAAGCGTGGAGGCGCGAAAAGCCATGGCCCCCAAAGCCGGAAGGCCGAAGAAGAAGGCGGCCATGGCGTAG